TGCTCGGCGCCGACCGCCCCACCGACCTGGTCGAGACCGTGCGGCACCTGACGTTCCTCCAGGTCGACCCGACTGCCGTGATCGCGCCGAACGCCGACCTGGTGGCCTGGAGCCGGCTGGACGCCGCATACGCGCCCGCCGACCTCGTGCGCGCACTCGAGGACGACCGCACCCTCATCGAGTTCAACGCGCTGATCAGGCCGATGGAGGACCTCGCCCTCTTCCGCGCCGACATGGAACGGTCGCCCGACTATCCGCGGTGGCGTGAATGGCTCGACGCCAACGAGTCGTTCCGTCGAGACGTGCTCGCCCGGCTGCGCGACGAAGGACCGCTGACCTCGCGGGAGATCCCCGACACGAGCGTGGTGCCGTGGACCTCGTCAGGCTGGACCGGCAACCGCAATGTCACCCAGATGCTCGAATTCCTGGCCGCCCGCGGCGAGATCGCGATCGTCGGGCGCCGCAAGCGCGATCGGATCTGGGATCTCGGCGAGCGCGCGCTTCCGGCCGACCTCGGCGCCGTGACCGCCGACGAGGCACAACGGCTCCGCGACGAGCGCCGCCTGCGCTCACTCGGCATCGCACGCGCGAAGTCGCCGGTGGTGCCGATGGAGCCGGCGGATGTCGGCGCCGCCGGCGAACCGGCCGTGGTCGAGGGGGTCGACGGCGAGTGGCGCGTCGACCGCGCGTTGCTGGGGCAACCGTTCGAGGGACGAACGGCCCTGCTCTCGCCATTCGACCGGCTCGTGCACAACCGCACCCGCGCCCTCGAGCTGTTCGACTTCGACTACGCCCTCGAGATGTACAAGCCGGCCGCCAAGCGCCGCTGGGGGTACTTCGCGCTGCCGATCCTGCACGGTGATCGCCTCGTCGGCAAGCTCGACGCGACGGCCGACCGCAAGGGCGGCGTGCTCATCGTGAACGCGATCCACGAGGACGAGCCGTTCACGTCCGAGGTTCG
This DNA window, taken from Agromyces sp. 3263, encodes the following:
- a CDS encoding DNA glycosylase AlkZ-like family protein — its product is MEPHRLDRTQARRIAVRAQLLGADRPTDLVETVRHLTFLQVDPTAVIAPNADLVAWSRLDAAYAPADLVRALEDDRTLIEFNALIRPMEDLALFRADMERSPDYPRWREWLDANESFRRDVLARLRDEGPLTSREIPDTSVVPWTSSGWTGNRNVTQMLEFLAARGEIAIVGRRKRDRIWDLGERALPADLGAVTADEAQRLRDERRLRSLGIARAKSPVVPMEPADVGAAGEPAVVEGVDGEWRVDRALLGQPFEGRTALLSPFDRLVHNRTRALELFDFDYALEMYKPAAKRRWGYFALPILHGDRLVGKLDATADRKGGVLIVNAIHEDEPFTSEVRRAVDDEVDALAAWLGLEVRH